In Acidovorax sp. GBBC 1281, a single window of DNA contains:
- a CDS encoding PelD GGDEF domain-containing protein yields MASETPSSVEQRRRTVGAAAPEPPAKPSVRHLPSNLLGKLADTDTRPAIMLGETLLLPIIALALGMLLEPFDPLWSEAAFPWSWLAPVIVALRYGPLAGLGGACVLLAGWLALNFGHYDTFPQIFFLGGLILVMLVGEFSSLWQARTRRAENVQLYLDQRLEHLVRQYYLLRLSHDRLEQELIGRPMSMRDALSTLQALGGSEEDAAQGAQTLLRLLAQYCQLESAALYAATEDSIEARAVARIGSGAELDARDPLVQQALETRKLCHVSQMLADQQQTRYLAAAPLLDLGGEIYGLLVIEDMPFFSLQAENLQTINLLLGYYTDGLAMQTVAAPILKELPQCPADFAFEAQRLAHIRDTAKVPSVIVALEFLPRAMEAGLPGQIERLKRELDESWLITGNDRQVLAMLMPLGDNATAEGYINRLEVWSGQKSGKPLAEAGVFPHIIPLNGEPLAVLKRLNGMAHA; encoded by the coding sequence ATGGCATCAGAGACCCCCTCGTCGGTGGAACAGCGGCGGCGCACCGTCGGGGCGGCAGCGCCCGAGCCGCCGGCCAAGCCGAGCGTGCGGCACCTGCCCTCCAACCTGCTGGGCAAGCTGGCCGACACCGATACCCGTCCGGCCATCATGCTGGGCGAGACGCTGCTATTGCCGATCATCGCGCTCGCGCTGGGCATGCTGCTGGAGCCTTTCGACCCGCTGTGGAGCGAGGCCGCGTTCCCGTGGTCCTGGCTGGCCCCGGTGATCGTGGCCCTGCGCTACGGCCCGCTGGCCGGGCTGGGCGGCGCCTGCGTGCTGCTGGCCGGCTGGCTGGCGCTCAACTTCGGGCACTACGACACCTTTCCGCAGATCTTCTTTCTCGGCGGCCTGATCCTCGTGATGCTGGTGGGCGAGTTCTCCAGCCTCTGGCAGGCGCGCACCCGCCGGGCCGAGAACGTGCAGCTGTACCTGGACCAGCGCCTGGAGCACCTGGTGCGCCAGTACTACCTGCTGCGCCTGTCGCACGACCGCCTGGAGCAGGAGCTGATCGGCCGGCCGATGTCCATGCGCGATGCACTGTCCACGCTGCAGGCGCTGGGCGGCTCCGAAGAGGACGCGGCCCAGGGCGCGCAGACCCTGCTGCGGCTACTGGCCCAGTACTGCCAGCTCGAATCCGCGGCGCTGTACGCCGCCACGGAAGACAGCATCGAAGCCCGGGCCGTGGCCCGCATCGGCAGCGGCGCCGAGCTGGACGCGCGCGACCCGCTCGTGCAACAGGCACTGGAAACCCGCAAGCTCTGCCACGTAAGCCAGATGCTGGCGGACCAGCAGCAGACCCGCTACCTCGCCGCCGCGCCGCTGCTGGACTTAGGGGGCGAGATCTACGGGCTGCTGGTGATCGAGGACATGCCGTTCTTCTCGCTGCAGGCCGAGAACCTGCAGACCATCAACCTGCTGCTGGGCTACTACACCGACGGCCTGGCCATGCAGACGGTGGCCGCGCCGATCCTGAAGGAGCTGCCGCAGTGCCCCGCCGACTTCGCCTTCGAAGCGCAGCGCCTGGCCCACATCCGCGACACGGCAAAGGTGCCCAGCGTGATCGTGGCGCTGGAGTTCCTGCCGCGCGCCATGGAGGCCGGCCTGCCGGGCCAGATCGAGCGGCTGAAACGCGAGCTGGACGAAAGCTGGCTCATCACCGGCAATGATCGCCAGGTGCTCGCCATGCTGATGCCGCTGGGCGACAACGCCACCGCCGAGGGCTACATCAACCGCCTGGAGGTCTGGTCGGGCCAAAAGAGCGGCAAGCCGCTGGCCGAGGCCGGCGTGTTTCCGCACATCATCCCGCTGAACGGCGAGCCCCTGGCCGTGCTCAAGCGGCTGAACGGGATGGCCCATGCTTAA
- a CDS encoding penicillin-binding protein activator LpoB yields MQHHRTLLQRLQVFAAGGALLLLAACSTIDRGEPPALERNATWVVLPFANHTETPLAGNRAEAIAQALLHARGVGRIQRYPTTTQQEALFDAGDAKRQQEVLAWAREQQAKYALTGAVDEWRYKVGVDGEPAAGVTLQIIDVASGDTIWSGTGGKSGWSREALSGVAQKLIRDLLDSGLSRAR; encoded by the coding sequence ATGCAACACCACCGCACCCTGCTGCAACGCCTGCAAGTTTTCGCCGCCGGCGGCGCCCTGCTGCTGCTGGCCGCCTGCTCCACCATCGACCGGGGCGAGCCCCCCGCGCTGGAGCGCAATGCCACGTGGGTGGTGCTGCCGTTCGCCAACCACACCGAGACTCCGTTGGCCGGCAACCGCGCCGAAGCCATCGCGCAGGCCCTGCTGCACGCGCGCGGCGTGGGCCGCATCCAGCGCTATCCCACCACCACGCAGCAGGAAGCGCTGTTCGATGCGGGCGACGCCAAGCGCCAGCAGGAAGTGCTGGCCTGGGCACGCGAGCAACAGGCGAAGTACGCCCTCACGGGGGCGGTGGACGAATGGCGCTACAAGGTCGGCGTGGACGGCGAGCCCGCTGCGGGCGTGACGCTGCAGATCATCGACGTGGCCTCCGGCGACACGATCTGGAGCGGCACCGGCGGCAAGAGCGGCTGGAGCCGCGAAGCCCTCTCCGGCGTGGCGCAGAAGCTGATCCGCGACCTGCTGGATTCCGGCCTGTCCCGAGCCCGCTGA
- a CDS encoding tetratricopeptide repeat protein, which produces MSNNSGSPMLLRKSSSSAQPAERPVLAPSWLIALLASMVGGGLWLLYPRQDLERRLSETTDIALSVAYLTNLLRSDPDNPRLRLLLAQRQIAVGEMADARATLQPALDSSDPELHRDALWSLWDLSYAEYQRTPEKETERRKAQREGLKRQLQALAKEKWPADRQLLLARRAAEMEDRATGVAMSRQLAQEAKDPREAARLYERAAKEALGTGDYAGSAELYMLARQVTPDPEQAKAYYLAAVRTLQSGNQPVAALALAEREIGPLADDPQTLLMITNLARAAGKPAVADRYVRRLLRISLSPPWPAPPSALAQGDDAEAMRPVGALLRPLTSPATAAAPLHRYDDGAHLMVPPWLRLQAPDTVPAGPWRLQRMAQAAEATPAATAAAPATPAARPAPRNVPPPGLPFDDKIYTLGYEVFLENRKLDDAWALANAAVQQQPQNLAWRERLAQVSEWTQRPAPALENWLFIARQTQKEAAWQAVLRLAPGQFDDGALVLALRHQLRSRPDDFNLVRALVDAYERIGEPQPAIDYLKDHAKSPQAVELLANLAERAGQPTLALDNWRRLLADKAQVTPARAMRAAILALTHGRPDEGLKWLETAQQQQLPAQDMETDFWRLTGQLAESRERNDLAVQAYRRLVETKGTDVSDFDALVRLLITDQPLEAARVSVLAWQRFDEPRYLVEALALYSGRSRWEAFGPLLAQLDASPTATRRSLARFWQIPEFLRLAGTYYQNTGNLPEARRHFEAGLRLSPDSSEMRQALMWLFIDSNDAVSLRTLLATQERSWARDSDVHDALAAAYQALSLPQVALDRYLTPHLREHQDDFLWLMNYADALDQNQQSDRSWRLRRELLSREWKSVRKGDGGVRLTPAQARQRWLTEEGLDQTRRIARTRLFLTQRPGDPSVDVLRELLRLDRDAQGGMSNAAAETAIGWLQDAGEYTAERGFLWHQYARSRGVRSNRPLWAEITVALAEDDKAATGQLLQEFDERLPRYDRVNAARAVNDIRLAQTAAFDAQQDQHDDQPLHLQLTESLLAFSDHAGTKLQFQQLGGMDESEADAVFHIAISPRLAMDVNFISIRRHATNVLVVRNPPDERALDVQVRWRHPDGETMFRAGRRESFLAYTPLQVEHEQRIDNRLTLRMELGMQLPSQESLALRIAGMKDRAGASLRYQATRQDQFTIGYADERYTLQTGASLGSGRHTSINYTHTYRQETPLLEFGAFWSHHDFSRRDLNTLAPRDLEVRRYVPVNAGPLGQDFFLPESFSFYGLQVSTNMRYEQEYTRALLPFATASRTWHSVLGPGYELRLGMAGSVLGSDHLGLSWGVGKSGLQLQGLTRSLLFTYRLHF; this is translated from the coding sequence ATGTCCAACAATTCCGGATCGCCGATGCTGCTGCGCAAATCCAGCTCCAGTGCCCAGCCCGCTGAGCGCCCCGTCCTGGCGCCTTCGTGGCTGATCGCCCTGCTGGCCAGCATGGTCGGCGGGGGGCTGTGGCTGCTGTACCCCCGCCAGGATCTGGAGCGCCGGCTGTCCGAGACCACCGACATCGCGCTGTCGGTGGCCTACCTGACCAATCTGCTGCGCAGCGATCCCGACAACCCCCGCCTGCGCCTGCTGCTGGCGCAGCGCCAGATCGCCGTGGGCGAAATGGCGGACGCGCGGGCCACGCTGCAGCCCGCGCTGGATTCCAGCGACCCGGAACTGCACCGCGACGCGCTGTGGAGCCTGTGGGACCTGTCGTACGCCGAATACCAGCGCACGCCCGAGAAGGAAACCGAGCGCCGCAAAGCCCAGCGCGAGGGCCTCAAGCGCCAGCTCCAGGCCCTGGCCAAGGAAAAGTGGCCCGCCGACCGCCAATTGCTGCTGGCCCGCCGCGCGGCCGAAATGGAAGACCGCGCCACCGGCGTCGCCATGAGCCGCCAGCTGGCGCAAGAGGCCAAAGACCCGCGCGAGGCAGCGCGCCTGTACGAGCGGGCCGCCAAGGAAGCGCTGGGCACGGGTGACTACGCGGGCAGCGCCGAGCTGTACATGCTGGCGCGCCAGGTCACGCCCGACCCGGAACAGGCCAAGGCCTACTACTTGGCCGCCGTGCGCACGCTGCAGTCGGGCAACCAGCCCGTGGCCGCCCTGGCCCTGGCTGAGCGCGAGATCGGCCCCCTGGCCGACGACCCGCAGACGCTGCTCATGATCACCAACCTGGCCCGAGCCGCCGGCAAGCCGGCGGTGGCGGACCGCTATGTGCGGCGCCTGCTGCGCATCTCGCTCAGCCCGCCCTGGCCGGCACCGCCCAGCGCATTGGCCCAGGGCGACGATGCCGAAGCCATGCGGCCCGTGGGCGCCCTGCTGCGCCCCTTGACGAGCCCCGCTACAGCGGCCGCGCCGCTGCACCGGTACGACGATGGCGCCCACCTGATGGTGCCGCCGTGGCTGCGCCTGCAAGCACCCGACACCGTGCCCGCCGGACCCTGGCGCCTGCAGCGCATGGCACAGGCGGCAGAAGCCACGCCCGCAGCAACCGCCGCCGCACCGGCCACCCCTGCCGCGCGGCCCGCGCCGCGCAACGTGCCGCCGCCCGGCCTGCCTTTCGACGACAAGATCTACACGCTGGGCTACGAGGTGTTTCTCGAAAACCGCAAGCTGGACGACGCCTGGGCGCTGGCCAATGCCGCCGTGCAGCAGCAGCCGCAGAACCTGGCGTGGCGCGAGCGGCTGGCCCAGGTGTCCGAATGGACGCAGCGCCCCGCCCCAGCGCTGGAAAACTGGCTTTTCATCGCCCGGCAGACGCAGAAGGAAGCCGCCTGGCAGGCCGTGCTGCGCCTGGCGCCGGGGCAGTTCGACGACGGTGCCCTGGTGCTCGCCCTGCGCCACCAGCTGCGCAGCCGGCCCGACGACTTCAACCTGGTGCGCGCGCTGGTGGATGCCTATGAGCGCATCGGCGAACCGCAGCCCGCCATCGACTACCTGAAGGACCACGCCAAGAGCCCGCAGGCGGTGGAACTGCTGGCCAACCTCGCCGAACGCGCAGGCCAGCCCACCCTCGCGCTCGACAACTGGCGCCGCCTGCTGGCCGACAAGGCCCAGGTGACGCCCGCCCGCGCCATGCGCGCGGCCATCCTTGCCCTCACCCACGGCCGGCCCGACGAAGGCCTGAAGTGGCTGGAGACGGCCCAGCAGCAGCAATTGCCCGCGCAGGACATGGAGACCGACTTCTGGCGGCTCACGGGCCAACTGGCCGAAAGCCGCGAGCGCAACGACCTGGCCGTACAGGCCTACCGGCGCCTAGTGGAAACCAAGGGCACGGATGTGTCGGACTTCGACGCCCTGGTGCGCCTGCTCATCACCGACCAGCCGCTGGAGGCCGCGCGCGTGTCCGTGCTGGCCTGGCAGCGTTTCGACGAGCCACGCTACCTGGTCGAGGCCCTGGCGCTGTACTCGGGTCGCAGCCGGTGGGAGGCGTTCGGCCCCCTGCTCGCCCAGTTGGACGCGAGCCCCACGGCGACCCGGCGCTCGCTGGCGCGCTTTTGGCAGATTCCCGAGTTCCTGCGGCTGGCCGGCACCTACTACCAGAACACCGGCAACCTGCCCGAGGCGCGCCGGCACTTCGAAGCCGGCCTGCGGCTGAGCCCCGATTCGTCGGAGATGCGCCAGGCGCTGATGTGGCTATTCATCGACAGCAACGATGCCGTCTCGCTGCGCACCCTGCTGGCCACGCAGGAGCGCAGCTGGGCACGCGACAGCGATGTGCACGATGCGCTGGCGGCAGCCTACCAGGCCCTGTCGCTGCCGCAGGTGGCGCTGGACCGCTACCTCACGCCACACCTGCGGGAGCACCAGGACGACTTCCTGTGGCTCATGAACTACGCCGACGCGCTGGACCAGAACCAGCAGTCCGACCGCTCGTGGCGGCTGCGCCGCGAACTGCTGTCGCGCGAATGGAAATCGGTGCGCAAGGGCGACGGCGGCGTGCGCCTCACGCCCGCGCAGGCACGCCAGCGTTGGCTCACCGAAGAAGGCCTGGACCAGACCCGGCGCATCGCCCGCACCCGGCTGTTCCTCACGCAGCGGCCCGGTGACCCCTCGGTCGACGTGCTGCGCGAACTGCTGCGCCTGGACCGCGACGCCCAGGGCGGCATGTCCAACGCGGCGGCCGAGACGGCCATCGGCTGGCTGCAGGACGCCGGCGAATACACGGCCGAGCGCGGCTTCCTGTGGCACCAGTACGCCCGCAGCCGCGGCGTGCGCAGCAACCGCCCGCTGTGGGCCGAGATCACGGTCGCGCTGGCCGAAGACGACAAGGCCGCCACCGGCCAGCTGCTACAGGAGTTCGACGAACGCCTGCCCCGCTACGACCGCGTGAACGCGGCGCGCGCCGTGAACGACATCCGCCTCGCGCAGACCGCCGCCTTCGACGCCCAGCAGGACCAGCACGACGACCAGCCCCTGCACCTGCAACTCACCGAAAGCCTGCTGGCCTTCAGCGACCACGCGGGCACGAAGCTGCAGTTCCAGCAGCTGGGCGGCATGGACGAGAGCGAGGCCGACGCGGTGTTCCACATCGCCATCAGCCCGCGGCTGGCCATGGACGTGAACTTCATCAGCATCCGCCGGCATGCCACCAATGTCCTCGTGGTGCGCAACCCGCCCGACGAGCGTGCGCTGGACGTGCAGGTGCGCTGGCGCCATCCCGACGGCGAGACGATGTTCCGCGCCGGCCGCCGCGAGAGCTTTCTGGCCTACACGCCGCTGCAGGTCGAGCACGAGCAGCGCATCGACAACCGGCTGACCCTGCGCATGGAACTCGGCATGCAGCTGCCCAGCCAGGAAAGCCTGGCGCTGCGCATCGCCGGCATGAAGGACCGCGCCGGCGCCAGCCTGCGCTACCAGGCCACGCGGCAGGACCAGTTCACCATCGGCTATGCCGACGAGCGCTACACGCTGCAGACCGGCGCCTCGCTGGGCAGCGGCCGCCACACGTCGATCAACTACACGCACACCTACCGGCAGGAGACGCCGCTGCTGGAGTTCGGCGCGTTCTGGTCGCACCACGATTTTTCGCGGCGCGACCTGAACACGCTCGCACCGCGGGACCTGGAAGTGCGCCGCTACGTGCCCGTGAACGCCGGCCCGCTGGGGCAGGACTTCTTCCTGCCCGAGAGCTTCAGCTTCTATGGCCTGCAGGTGTCCACCAACATGCGCTACGAGCAGGAATACACGCGCGCCCTGCTGCCATTCGCCACGGCCAGCCGCACCTGGCACAGCGTGCTCGGCCCGGGCTACGAGCTGCGCCTGGGCATGGCCGGCAGCGTGCTCGGCTCCGACCACCTGGGCCTGAGCTGGGGCGTGGGCAAGTCGGGCCTGCAGCTGCAGGGCCTCACGCGCAGCCTGCTGTTCACCTACCGTCTCCATTTCTGA
- a CDS encoding bifunctional glycoside hydrolase 114/ polysaccharide deacetylase family protein: MPTTLRLLFLSLFLVLPAWAWAAAPAVALHYGPAAPLSELKVFDIVVVEPGHGQDPVSYRQSGSELYAYVSVAEVQSSRPYYGDIPAAWKLARNGAWNSEVIDQTPADWPEFFASRVVGPLWQSGYRGFFLDTLDSYRLTNQFDEAAQQAGIVRVIELLHQRFPGIKLILNRGFEVVPRVKDKIQMVAAESLYQGWNAGAQRYEPVKAEDREWLLGQLRTIRERDGLPVLAIDYVPPADRELTRATAQKIKDLGFIPWVTDSQVHTVGIGSIEVVPRRVLVVYYGGESPALNYAAAHRFLQMPLNHMGYVVDYADVRNELPAGVYQDRYAGIVTWFSGFLPETRTKAMNQWLQARLAERTPLAVFGNFGFALDRQLNDKLGIQGNASPPRGTQKPVVQDPMMGFEMAVEPAARAQFEPVMRNGVPVQAGRSLVEFKDQRGQSFVGGAIMPWGGFVMDPFVVVEVPGTDYARWVVDPFAFLTQALRLPPIPVPDVTTENGRRLMFSHVDGDGFPSLAELPGSPNAGLVLLKEVFEKYRNVPQTMSVIEAEIAPHGLHPEMSKELEDIARRMFRLPHVEIASHTYSHPFLWDRSVRHGLFSENSEAAMSLDVPGYTMDLKREIVGSTEYINTRLAPPDKKVKILLWSGDTAPGAEALEITERAGLLNMNGGDTSITRTNPSLTAVGAHGIQKNGYLQVYAPITNENIYTNLWRGPYYGYEQVLQSFEMTETPRRIKPVDIYYHVYSTTKRAGLNVLRKVYDWAVAQPLHPVFASEFIRKVRDFHTYALARDGAGWRVRGDGELRTLRLPPALGTPMVQASQGVAGYRAGAEGTYVHLTGGAAWVQTRGAAAETGAAAPAATASTPAAVAQDPYLFDANGRLGDWNVRDQGARTEFTLKAYAPLAFSVAAAGNCQVRANQKLLTPTRAATPAGPDVQQFRIADAAAQIQLQCPAR; this comes from the coding sequence GTGCCAACCACGCTTCGACTGTTGTTTTTAAGCCTATTCCTGGTGCTGCCGGCCTGGGCGTGGGCCGCTGCGCCGGCGGTGGCACTGCACTACGGTCCGGCCGCTCCGCTGTCGGAGCTGAAGGTGTTCGACATCGTGGTGGTCGAACCCGGCCATGGCCAGGACCCCGTGTCCTACCGCCAAAGCGGCAGCGAGCTGTATGCCTACGTCTCGGTGGCGGAGGTGCAGTCGTCCCGCCCCTACTACGGCGACATCCCCGCGGCATGGAAGCTGGCCCGCAACGGCGCCTGGAATTCCGAGGTGATCGACCAGACGCCAGCCGACTGGCCTGAGTTCTTCGCCTCCCGCGTGGTCGGCCCGCTGTGGCAAAGCGGCTACCGCGGCTTTTTCCTGGACACCCTCGACTCGTACCGGCTCACCAACCAGTTCGACGAGGCGGCGCAACAGGCCGGCATCGTCCGGGTGATCGAACTGCTGCACCAGCGCTTTCCGGGCATCAAGCTCATCCTGAACCGCGGCTTCGAGGTCGTGCCCCGGGTCAAGGACAAGATCCAGATGGTGGCGGCCGAGTCGCTCTACCAGGGCTGGAACGCCGGTGCCCAGCGCTACGAACCCGTCAAGGCGGAAGACCGCGAATGGCTGCTGGGCCAGTTGCGCACGATTCGCGAACGCGACGGCCTGCCGGTGCTGGCGATCGACTACGTGCCGCCCGCGGACCGCGAGCTGACGCGCGCCACGGCGCAAAAGATCAAGGACCTGGGCTTCATCCCCTGGGTGACGGACAGCCAGGTGCACACCGTCGGCATCGGCAGCATCGAGGTGGTGCCGCGGCGGGTGCTGGTGGTCTATTACGGCGGCGAAAGCCCGGCGCTGAACTACGCCGCAGCCCACCGCTTCCTGCAGATGCCGCTCAACCACATGGGCTACGTGGTGGACTATGCGGACGTGCGCAACGAACTGCCTGCCGGCGTGTATCAGGATCGCTATGCGGGCATCGTGACGTGGTTCTCCGGCTTCCTGCCCGAGACCCGCACCAAGGCGATGAACCAGTGGCTGCAGGCCCGGCTGGCCGAGCGCACGCCCCTGGCGGTGTTCGGCAACTTCGGCTTCGCGCTGGACCGCCAGCTCAACGACAAATTGGGCATCCAGGGCAATGCCTCGCCACCGCGCGGCACGCAAAAGCCCGTGGTCCAGGACCCGATGATGGGCTTCGAGATGGCAGTGGAGCCGGCGGCCCGGGCGCAGTTCGAGCCCGTCATGCGCAACGGCGTGCCGGTGCAGGCGGGCCGCTCCCTGGTGGAGTTCAAGGACCAGCGCGGCCAGTCCTTCGTCGGCGGCGCGATCATGCCCTGGGGCGGCTTCGTGATGGACCCCTTCGTCGTGGTGGAGGTGCCGGGCACCGACTACGCGCGCTGGGTGGTGGACCCCTTCGCCTTCCTCACGCAGGCGCTGCGCCTGCCACCTATTCCGGTGCCGGACGTGACCACCGAGAACGGCCGCCGACTGATGTTCTCGCACGTGGACGGCGACGGCTTCCCCTCCCTGGCCGAACTGCCGGGCAGCCCCAACGCCGGGCTGGTGCTGCTCAAGGAAGTGTTCGAGAAATACCGCAACGTGCCGCAGACCATGTCCGTGATCGAGGCCGAGATCGCGCCGCACGGCCTGCACCCGGAGATGAGCAAGGAACTGGAGGACATCGCGCGGCGCATGTTCCGCCTGCCCCACGTGGAGATCGCCAGCCACACCTACTCGCACCCGTTCCTGTGGGACCGCAGCGTGCGCCACGGCCTGTTCAGCGAGAACTCGGAAGCCGCCATGAGCCTGGACGTGCCCGGCTACACCATGGACCTGAAACGCGAGATCGTGGGCTCGACCGAATACATCAACACCCGGCTGGCGCCGCCGGACAAGAAGGTCAAGATCCTGCTGTGGTCGGGCGACACTGCGCCCGGCGCCGAGGCGCTGGAGATCACCGAACGCGCGGGCCTGCTCAACATGAACGGCGGCGACACGTCCATCACGCGCACCAACCCCTCGCTCACCGCGGTAGGGGCGCACGGCATCCAGAAGAACGGCTACCTGCAGGTGTACGCGCCCATCACCAACGAGAACATCTACACCAACCTGTGGCGCGGCCCCTACTACGGCTACGAGCAGGTGTTGCAGAGCTTCGAGATGACGGAAACGCCCCGCCGCATCAAGCCCGTGGACATCTACTACCACGTGTACTCCACCACCAAGCGCGCCGGCCTCAACGTGCTGCGCAAGGTGTACGACTGGGCGGTGGCCCAGCCGCTGCACCCGGTGTTCGCCTCGGAGTTCATCCGCAAGGTGCGCGACTTCCACACCTACGCGCTGGCGCGCGACGGCGCGGGCTGGCGCGTGCGCGGCGACGGCGAGCTGCGCACGCTGCGCCTGCCCCCGGCCCTCGGCACGCCGATGGTGCAGGCCAGCCAGGGCGTGGCGGGCTACCGCGCCGGTGCCGAGGGCACCTACGTGCACCTGACCGGCGGCGCGGCCTGGGTGCAGACCCGTGGCGCGGCGGCCGAAACCGGCGCCGCGGCGCCTGCGGCCACGGCCAGCACGCCCGCCGCGGTGGCCCAGGACCCTTACCTGTTCGATGCCAACGGCCGGCTCGGCGACTGGAACGTGCGCGACCAGGGCGCGCGCACCGAGTTCACGCTGAAGGCTTACGCCCCGCTCGCGTTCAGCGTGGCGGCGGCCGGCAACTGCCAGGTGCGCGCCAACCAGAAACTGCTCACCCCCACGCGGGCGGCCACTCCGGCCGGCCCGGATGTCCAACAATTCCGGATCGCCGATGCTGCTGCGCAAATCCAGCTCCAGTGCCCAGCCCGCTGA
- the galE gene encoding UDP-glucose 4-epimerase GalE, translating to MILVTGGAGFIGSHTCVALAAAGIPYLILDNFGNSRRSVLDRLARITGATPECIEGDVRDEALLARIFAEHPIEAVVHFAALKAVGESVRQPLAYYDNNVAGTVVLLRAMQKAGVRSLVFSSSATVYGEPASVPIREDFPLSATNPYGWTKLMMEQVLADVDAAEPGQWRIARLRYFNPVGAHESGLIGEDPQDVPNNLLPYVAQVAVGMRESLSVYGDDYPTPDGTGVRDYIHVCDLADGHVAALRYLREHPGLLTVNLGTGRPVSVLEMVRGFERASGRLVPYRVVARRPGDVAQCWADPALAEQLLGWKAHHGLDRMCADAWRWQDGAARTL from the coding sequence GTGATCCTCGTCACAGGCGGGGCCGGCTTCATCGGCTCCCACACTTGCGTCGCGCTGGCAGCCGCCGGCATTCCCTACCTCATCCTGGACAACTTCGGCAACAGCCGCCGCTCGGTGCTGGACCGCCTGGCCCGCATCACGGGTGCGACGCCCGAGTGCATCGAGGGCGACGTGCGCGACGAAGCCCTGCTGGCGCGCATCTTTGCCGAGCACCCCATCGAGGCCGTGGTGCATTTCGCGGCGCTCAAGGCGGTGGGCGAGTCGGTGCGCCAGCCGCTCGCGTACTACGACAACAACGTGGCCGGCACCGTGGTGCTGCTGCGGGCCATGCAGAAGGCGGGGGTGCGGTCGCTGGTGTTCTCCTCGTCGGCCACGGTGTACGGCGAACCGGCCTCGGTGCCGATCCGCGAGGATTTCCCCCTGTCGGCCACCAATCCCTACGGCTGGACCAAGCTCATGATGGAGCAGGTGCTGGCCGACGTGGATGCGGCCGAGCCCGGCCAGTGGCGCATCGCGCGGCTGCGCTACTTCAACCCCGTGGGCGCCCATGAGAGCGGCCTGATCGGCGAAGACCCGCAGGACGTGCCCAACAACCTGCTGCCCTACGTGGCCCAGGTCGCCGTCGGCATGCGCGAGAGCCTGAGCGTCTACGGCGACGACTACCCCACCCCCGACGGCACGGGCGTGCGCGACTACATCCACGTGTGCGACCTGGCCGACGGCCACGTGGCGGCGCTGCGCTACCTGCGCGAGCACCCCGGCCTGCTCACCGTGAACCTGGGGACGGGCCGGCCCGTGTCGGTGCTGGAGATGGTGCGCGGCTTCGAGCGCGCGAGCGGCCGCCTGGTGCCCTACCGCGTGGTGGCGCGCCGGCCGGGCGATGTGGCCCAGTGCTGGGCCGACCCGGCGCTGGCCGAGCAACTGCTCGGCTGGAAGGCCCACCACGGCCTGGACCGCATGTGCGCCGACGCCTGGCGCTGGCAGGACGGGGCGGCGCGCACGCTCTGA